From one Deltaproteobacteria bacterium genomic stretch:
- a CDS encoding MMPL family transporter, protein MGIQRSLPIMCITGALLVAASIGLPNLQVSTSRHGLVEDDNPYQQRLNQFHEKFGDPTSPIFFVISEGDAQDRRQMVDDLVAEFKKKPELDGRVIARMGPHQLAKAMLLQDPEVTDTIRTLVPTGMDLTTFVEGGLPEYLDAINARLGHLAAGLQMRMMMPFGGGIGTDQVNSILDRLSSLALTTDAFLAGENPWAHMELRDEDRQSMEAIDSAGYVVGQGNEYLLVTVFPEFEGDEVEQLEPMVSYLRGVRDDVLKRYPGTLVNVRLTGVPALAVDELTIVEKGLYQSGVATGLGVLILFLFSFRSIRQSILAAIPLIVGIVLTLSFVQLVYGRLNLITSSFISVLLGLGIDFPVHLLSRYNEFRRQALSIVESLRESLMRTGPGIVTGAFTTVLAFMTTATTEFTAFAELGIITSVGLVIMLVATLFVVPACTKKLQRSRDVTPPELPGTDLLTFLVRSMPRFLVLTGVALAFFGAQALGDIRFNYRYFDFLPQETESAQALLLLEDDLAMGPTFANVSTDGVESAREMAERIRALPSVATVQSATDLLPPLTPKSLGALERFYNEFSKKPDFEVIASKGLAPASLVTQLAVMKTQVTAIENIFKITGQSLQSTERTRASVQKLEKRLGEMGETARPQLDQASVAIGDIIRRAWTTGKNVVDRQAYAPEDIPKVLKSRFVSKNEDALALYVYPKGNIWDRNFAETFARELENVDPNVSGFAITLHAHSSMILGGFKRAALLAGVLICMLLWLDFRNKERAILALVPALFGWCWMIGLMSIFDISFNVANIVALPLVLGIGIDAGVHMVHRSWEGGKGKSGIASVEDLVKGTGSAVMLASITTGVGFAGLMIADYGGMKSLGLVMVLGISCSLLACLLIVPAILILAKRAE, encoded by the coding sequence ATGGGTATTCAGCGATCGCTGCCCATAATGTGCATCACGGGCGCACTGTTGGTGGCGGCCAGTATTGGCCTGCCGAACCTCCAGGTGAGCACGTCTCGCCACGGTCTCGTAGAAGACGATAATCCATATCAGCAACGGCTTAACCAATTTCACGAGAAATTCGGTGATCCCACATCTCCCATCTTCTTTGTCATCAGCGAGGGCGACGCCCAAGACCGAAGGCAAATGGTTGATGATCTGGTGGCTGAGTTTAAGAAGAAGCCAGAACTCGATGGCCGGGTGATTGCTCGTATGGGCCCTCATCAGCTGGCCAAAGCCATGCTGCTTCAAGATCCTGAGGTCACGGATACCATCCGGACACTCGTGCCTACCGGTATGGATCTTACGACCTTCGTTGAAGGGGGCCTCCCGGAATATCTCGACGCCATCAACGCAAGGCTTGGCCACTTGGCTGCCGGTTTACAAATGCGGATGATGATGCCCTTTGGCGGCGGGATTGGTACGGACCAGGTCAACAGTATCCTGGACCGCTTAAGCTCCCTGGCACTGACCACCGATGCATTCTTGGCAGGTGAAAACCCGTGGGCCCATATGGAGCTTCGAGACGAAGACCGCCAGAGCATGGAGGCCATCGATTCGGCAGGTTATGTGGTGGGGCAGGGCAATGAGTATTTGCTTGTAACAGTCTTCCCGGAGTTTGAAGGTGACGAAGTTGAGCAGCTTGAGCCAATGGTCAGTTATCTGCGCGGGGTTCGAGACGATGTTCTGAAGCGCTACCCTGGAACACTGGTCAATGTAAGGCTGACTGGTGTGCCGGCTCTCGCGGTAGATGAGCTAACCATCGTTGAGAAAGGTCTTTATCAGTCGGGTGTTGCCACGGGCCTTGGTGTCCTCATTCTCTTTCTCTTTTCCTTTCGTTCGATTCGCCAATCTATCCTCGCCGCCATTCCATTGATCGTGGGCATTGTTTTAACGCTCTCATTTGTTCAGCTGGTTTACGGGCGTTTGAACCTCATTACCTCGAGTTTTATATCGGTGCTCCTGGGCTTGGGGATTGATTTTCCGGTTCACCTCTTGAGCCGTTACAACGAGTTTCGCCGGCAAGCTCTAAGTATTGTCGAATCGCTTCGAGAAAGTTTGATGCGAACTGGCCCGGGTATTGTCACCGGCGCGTTCACCACGGTTCTGGCATTTATGACCACCGCTACCACTGAGTTCACTGCGTTTGCGGAGCTTGGAATCATCACCTCCGTGGGCCTGGTGATTATGCTGGTGGCCACTCTTTTTGTGGTTCCTGCCTGTACGAAGAAGCTGCAACGCTCCCGTGATGTAACACCACCCGAGCTTCCCGGTACCGACCTGCTTACTTTTCTCGTTCGAAGCATGCCACGATTTTTGGTGCTTACGGGTGTAGCACTGGCTTTCTTTGGTGCCCAAGCGCTTGGGGATATTCGGTTCAATTACCGCTATTTCGATTTTCTTCCCCAAGAAACAGAAAGTGCGCAGGCGCTTCTGCTCTTGGAAGATGACCTTGCCATGGGCCCAACGTTTGCCAATGTTTCTACCGACGGTGTGGAAAGTGCGAGAGAGATGGCAGAACGTATTCGTGCTTTGCCATCGGTGGCCACAGTTCAGAGTGCAACAGACCTTTTGCCACCACTCACCCCGAAAAGCCTTGGAGCGTTGGAGCGATTTTACAATGAGTTTTCTAAGAAGCCCGATTTTGAAGTCATAGCCAGCAAGGGCTTGGCTCCGGCTTCATTGGTAACCCAGCTTGCGGTTATGAAGACTCAGGTAACGGCCATCGAGAATATTTTTAAGATCACAGGTCAAAGCTTACAGTCTACAGAGCGTACCCGAGCATCGGTGCAGAAGCTTGAAAAACGCTTGGGAGAAATGGGAGAAACTGCGCGCCCACAGCTTGACCAAGCAAGCGTTGCCATTGGCGATATCATTCGCCGAGCCTGGACTACTGGTAAAAATGTAGTGGATCGGCAAGCCTATGCACCAGAGGATATCCCCAAGGTTCTCAAGAGTCGCTTCGTGTCCAAGAACGAAGATGCATTGGCACTTTATGTATATCCCAAGGGCAATATTTGGGACCGAAACTTTGCCGAGACTTTTGCCCGCGAGCTTGAAAATGTAGATCCAAACGTGTCCGGTTTTGCGATTACCTTGCATGCCCACAGCTCCATGATTCTTGGCGGCTTTAAGCGGGCCGCGCTGCTTGCCGGCGTTTTGATTTGCATGCTCTTGTGGCTGGATTTTCGCAACAAAGAGCGGGCGATTCTGGCTTTGGTGCCGGCCTTGTTTGGCTGGTGCTGGATGATTGGTCTCATGTCAATTTTCGATATCAGTTTTAATGTGGCCAATATCGTGGCGCTGCCTTTGGTACTTGGGATTGGTATTGATGCGGGTGTTCACATGGTGCACCGAAGCTGGGAAGGCGGTAAGGGTAAGTCTGGTATCGCCAGTGTTGAAGATCTGGTCAAAGGTACCGGCTCTGCGGTTATGCTTGCTTCCATTACTACAGGTGTGGGTTTTGCCGGTTTGATGATTGCCGATTACGGCGGGATGAAGAGCTTAGGCTTGGTGATGGTGCTGGGTATCAGCTGTTCGTTATTGGCATGTTTACTTATTGTGCCAGCTATTTTGATTCTGGCGAAGCGCGCAGAATAA
- a CDS encoding acetyl-CoA C-acetyltransferase: MAEAYIVDAVRTPVGRRKGSFAEVHPGDIGAHVLKALVERNDFDAAAVEDVIFGCLDTIGPQAGDIARTCWLAAGLPQEVPGTTIDRQCGSSQQAVHFAAQGVMSGTQDIVIAGGVQNMTQIPIAAAMMVAKEYGHPDPFSGCKGWQERYKGKMVSQFAAAEMIAHKYEISRTDMEELAFESHRRALHAIDEGRFDNEIAPFGDFKVDEGPRRGTTMEKMAELRTLAPEGRLTAATSSQISDGAAALLIVSEKALKEHGFKPRARIHHLSVRGDDPIWMLTAPIPATEYALKKTGLSLDDMDVIEINEAFASVVLAWQKATGADLSKVNVNGGAMALGHPLGATGARLMTTMLNELERSGGKYGFQTMCEGGGQANVTIIERL; encoded by the coding sequence ATGGCTGAAGCTTATATCGTGGATGCGGTCCGAACACCGGTGGGCCGCCGTAAAGGAAGTTTTGCAGAAGTTCACCCTGGAGACATCGGTGCGCATGTTCTTAAGGCGCTGGTTGAACGCAACGACTTCGATGCAGCAGCGGTAGAAGACGTCATCTTTGGTTGCCTCGACACCATTGGGCCACAGGCCGGTGATATTGCCCGCACATGCTGGCTTGCAGCGGGTCTTCCTCAGGAAGTTCCTGGCACCACCATCGACCGTCAGTGCGGTTCATCCCAGCAAGCGGTTCACTTTGCAGCGCAAGGCGTGATGAGTGGCACCCAAGACATCGTCATTGCTGGCGGCGTGCAAAACATGACGCAAATCCCAATTGCAGCAGCGATGATGGTTGCCAAAGAGTACGGTCATCCAGACCCATTCTCAGGCTGCAAAGGCTGGCAAGAGCGATACAAGGGCAAGATGGTTTCTCAATTTGCGGCAGCCGAAATGATTGCTCACAAATATGAAATCAGCCGAACCGATATGGAAGAGCTGGCATTTGAAAGCCATCGCCGTGCATTGCATGCGATTGACGAAGGCCGCTTCGACAACGAGATTGCTCCTTTCGGCGATTTCAAAGTAGACGAAGGTCCGCGCCGCGGAACCACCATGGAAAAGATGGCCGAGCTTCGTACCCTGGCCCCGGAAGGCCGCCTCACGGCAGCAACGTCCAGCCAGATTTCAGATGGCGCAGCAGCGCTTCTGATTGTAAGCGAGAAAGCTCTGAAGGAGCACGGCTTCAAACCACGTGCGCGAATCCATCACTTGAGTGTTCGCGGCGATGACCCGATTTGGATGCTTACGGCGCCCATTCCGGCTACCGAGTATGCACTGAAGAAAACAGGCCTCAGCCTAGATGACATGGACGTGATTGAAATCAACGAAGCTTTCGCTTCTGTCGTTCTTGCATGGCAAAAGGCTACCGGCGCTGACCTTTCTAAGGTCAACGTAAATGGCGGCGCCATGGCCCTGGGTCACCCACTGGGCGCAACCGGTGCACGGCTTATGACCACCATGCTAAACGAGCTCGAGCGCTCTGGTGGCAAGTATGGTTTTCAGACCATGTGCGAAGGCGGCGGTCAGGCCAACGTCACCATCATTGAAAGACTTTAA
- a CDS encoding acyl-CoA dehydrogenase gives MRFAFEEEQHLMRDTVRDMLKGECAPDKVQTAWTNADGRVPGLWQKFSELGILGMLISEENGGLGMNELDLVLVLEELGRAASPEPFVDTAVVGGPLLEDCADTDTKTRLLSGIISGESTLSTRLGTNLYADGANACSLIMAENAGQLDLVQPEHVQCTEQTSVDKSRKIQSISYTESQRVAPSEGAMSKAWNRGVLAASAQMLGLAGKMIEMAVEYAKVREQFGKPIGTFQAVKHHMVDALLKLEFAKPVVYRAAWSMVHDPAQADTHVSMAKIYASEAADIAAKKSLQVHGAIGYSYEYDLHLWMKRAWALRRTWGTDAWHRERVAKAVLDT, from the coding sequence ATGCGATTTGCGTTTGAAGAAGAACAGCACCTGATGCGCGATACCGTTCGCGACATGCTTAAAGGCGAGTGTGCTCCGGACAAAGTTCAAACAGCCTGGACCAATGCGGATGGCCGCGTCCCCGGACTTTGGCAAAAATTCTCTGAGCTTGGCATTTTAGGAATGCTTATCTCTGAAGAGAATGGCGGCCTCGGCATGAACGAACTCGACTTGGTCTTGGTTCTTGAGGAACTTGGCCGAGCGGCATCCCCGGAGCCATTTGTAGACACTGCTGTGGTGGGTGGTCCTCTGCTTGAGGACTGCGCCGATACCGATACGAAAACGCGTTTACTCAGCGGGATTATCTCTGGTGAGTCTACTTTATCCACGCGGCTTGGTACGAACCTCTACGCAGACGGCGCCAATGCCTGCTCGCTCATCATGGCAGAGAATGCGGGGCAACTCGACTTGGTTCAGCCTGAGCATGTGCAATGCACCGAGCAAACCTCGGTAGATAAAAGCCGAAAGATTCAATCCATCAGTTACACCGAGTCGCAACGGGTGGCCCCAAGCGAAGGTGCTATGAGCAAAGCCTGGAACCGCGGCGTGCTTGCAGCCTCGGCCCAAATGCTGGGGCTTGCCGGTAAGATGATTGAGATGGCGGTGGAATATGCCAAAGTGCGTGAGCAATTTGGGAAACCCATTGGCACCTTTCAAGCCGTTAAGCATCACATGGTGGATGCACTCTTAAAGCTAGAATTTGCCAAGCCCGTGGTTTACCGCGCGGCTTGGTCCATGGTGCATGATCCGGCTCAAGCCGACACCCATGTATCTATGGCTAAGATTTATGCCTCTGAAGCCGCTGATATCGCAGCAAAGAAATCGCTGCAGGTCCACGGCGCCATTGGCTACTCCTATGAATACGACCTCCATTTGTGGATGAAGCGCGCCTGGGCGCTACGCCGCACCTGGGGAACCGACGCCTGGCACCGCGAACGCGTGGCCAAAGCTGTTCTCGACACTTAA
- a CDS encoding acyl-CoA dehydrogenase: MDLTFNEKENAFRQECRSWLEANVPKEPLQSGDTGEGFAQHVEWEKKLFAAGLAVVSWPKEYGGREATLMEWLIFEEEYYRAGAPSRVTQNGIFLMAPTLFEYGTDAQKQRYLKKMAGAEELWAQGWSEPNAGSDLASVKSTATRDDERGGWLLNGQKTWCTRGSFSDIIFGLFRTDPELARHKGLTYFIVPLTSEGITLRGVDRLDGDEGFAEVFLDNVFVPDDHIIGEVDRGWYVAMATTSSERGLSLRSPGRFMATATKLINLYKRYREDATPALRDQVVQAWMDADAYRLYTFQTVTKMLGGGSIGAESSLNKIFWSEMDVKTHETGLDLLAELGELEPEAPDAQDHGSWMKGYQFALAGPIYAGTNEIQRNVVAERVLGLPRK, translated from the coding sequence ATGGATCTTACGTTTAACGAAAAAGAAAACGCTTTTCGCCAAGAGTGCAGAAGCTGGCTTGAGGCCAACGTGCCCAAAGAACCGCTTCAATCGGGGGATACCGGCGAAGGCTTTGCCCAGCATGTGGAGTGGGAGAAAAAACTCTTTGCCGCTGGCTTGGCCGTGGTTTCTTGGCCCAAGGAATATGGCGGCCGCGAAGCAACGCTTATGGAATGGCTTATCTTTGAAGAGGAATACTATCGCGCCGGCGCCCCCAGCCGTGTGACGCAAAATGGTATTTTTCTCATGGCACCCACTCTTTTCGAATACGGCACCGACGCTCAAAAACAACGCTATCTAAAAAAGATGGCAGGCGCTGAAGAACTTTGGGCTCAAGGCTGGTCGGAACCCAATGCCGGTTCTGATTTGGCAAGTGTCAAAAGCACCGCAACCCGTGATGACGAGCGCGGCGGCTGGCTCCTCAATGGTCAAAAGACATGGTGCACCCGCGGCTCTTTCTCAGATATCATTTTTGGTCTTTTTCGCACCGACCCTGAGCTAGCACGCCACAAAGGTCTCACCTACTTCATCGTGCCCCTTACGAGTGAAGGCATTACCCTACGCGGCGTAGACCGGCTTGATGGCGACGAAGGTTTTGCGGAAGTCTTTCTCGACAATGTCTTTGTCCCAGATGACCACATCATCGGTGAAGTAGACAGAGGCTGGTATGTGGCGATGGCGACCACCAGCAGTGAGCGCGGCTTAAGCCTGCGTAGCCCCGGCCGGTTCATGGCCACCGCGACCAAGCTTATCAACCTCTATAAACGCTACCGCGAAGATGCCACACCGGCACTGCGGGACCAGGTGGTTCAAGCTTGGATGGATGCAGACGCTTATCGCCTCTACACGTTCCAAACCGTGACCAAGATGCTCGGCGGTGGTTCCATTGGAGCTGAATCAAGCCTGAATAAAATATTCTGGTCTGAAATGGACGTCAAAACCCATGAGACAGGTCTGGACCTACTGGCCGAACTCGGCGAACTCGAGCCTGAAGCGCCCGATGCACAAGATCACGGCAGCTGGATGAAGGGTTATCAATTTGCCCTCGCTGGCCCGATTTACGCTGGAACCAATGAAATTCAACGCAACGTCGTCGCAGAGCGCGTGCTCGGACTACCAAGGAAATAA